From the Globicephala melas chromosome 8, mGloMel1.2, whole genome shotgun sequence genome, the window TCAAAAAGAGGAACATTTGAAGTTCTCCGAAGATCTGTCTCTTCCGTTTCCAGGGGACTCCAGTGAACCTGAGCAACGCATTTCCCATATTTAAATAGCCACTTATTTAACAGTTGTTCTTTCCTTAGTGGTTTTCCAGGGCCTGCTGCCCAGAATGCCTCCATAAACAGTCTTGGGCTCAGAAACTCCGTACTTGCGTCATGTCGGAGCATTAATTCGGCTCCAGAGCCCGACCTAAATAACTTTTTAATCTGAATCAAGGGAGAGCTTTAGCGGGCTCCATTTCTGGTTTAATGTGATATAAATCACAGATGCACTTTTATTGAATGGTTAAAGCAGCGACATGGAGATCATCAACACAAAACGCCCTGAACAAAACCATCGAGAGAAATAAAGCTGGTTAATAAGATTTTTGAGAAAGCTTtgtgttaaaaagcaaaaaaggaaaaccagCTGAAGGTGACAGTTAGTTCATGGTTAATAGGATCAGGGCGGCCTGGCGGGCTGCACACTTCTCTTTGGGGAGGTTCAGCCACACTAAAGAAATGAATGGGACATTTTACACATCTGTTATCTAGCCGAGCCGAGAAACGGAATTGAGGCTCAGCGCCACCCCAGCCCCAACCCAGCAGAAAGCACAGTACTGTCTACAGGAAGATTCTCATTTGAGGCACCAAATTAAGTAAGAATCGTCTTTCCTCATGTGGACCAACATTTTTGGGAACCGCGTCCTTCGTgctgttttcatgtgtttgtacATTGCAGTTGATGAAGAAGCAGCAAAACTTTGGCCGGGTTAAGCGCCCACAATGGGTAGGACTCTCTCAGGACAAATCCCAACCTTCGCTGCTGTGGTTTTAAAAGTCCAGGCTGTGAGTTTCTACTGAAACTGCCGAGGGCTTATAGAGGTTAGGAAAGAGCCAGCAGAGCCCCCACAGTGTCCAGGTGTCCTTGTCTGAGGCAGCCTCCAGCAGAGGTAAGCCCTTGGGAATGGAATCCGGCTACCTTGCCCCTTTTCGATGCTGCTCTCTGATCCTCCCCCGGGTGAACTGCCGTTCCTTCCTCAGTGACACTTATAAAGATACGTCGCTGAAAATCGTTTTCTAAGTTGCTGGGAGTTTGCAGGAGGGTCATATTACTATTCAGGTACCCACTAACTCTCTCAATCTCAATTAGTTTCCCAACATGAAATAACTCAGATCAAGACCTCCACCCTCCAACCCTAGGGACGCACATCCAATAGCCCCAAAGCATCAATTTCAAGTCTCCCTGGGTTGTTAGAACGGCACTCCCCTACCCCACATTTATTTAACCCACCCATCACATCTGCTTTATGCCTCAGCTGGAGTAATGTATAGGGCAGAGACCGAAGAGGGAGTATATTTTCACGTTCACTGACTTGAAATTTTCCATTGCCCTCCCCACAAGGGGGGAGGATTATTTTACTGATTGCCTGGAGATGAATTTctatgaatatttattgatttattttccagGCTCAGCAGGGGAGCTGCAAATAAATTTAGTGCATTCTTTAAATAATTCCTTTTCTATGAGGCAAGATGTCATCTGAAACTTCTAAATAGGCATTTAATTAGCCCGGGTGTTGCTTCCGAACAAAAACTCCCGGCGAGAGCTTTGGGGGAGCACTGTATTGCAAAGAGGCGGTCGATACGCAGAATTGATGCGCGCCAGCCTTTGTTGCCAGCCCATTGTGCGGGCCATGCTTATGAAGACTAATCCAATCATAAATTGCACCCCTGCGCCAATCAGCGCGCCCAGAGCCTCCAGCGAATGAAGCTCGAGTGGAGAACTTTGTTGAACTTCATTGTCAGAGCTGTCACTTTTCAAAACGCTTTAACGGGCGGGCCACTATAAAACCATCACCTCAACGGGAGGACCGCGGAGGACTCGCAGACACCCAAGTGGGATCGTTACTAGAAGACGTTTGCTAAGCCCAAGAGAGAGGGCGGGAGGGGCGGGAAGCCCAGCATTTATCCTCTGGCCACTGGAAGAAGGGTATTTCCGCCCGCCCCTCGCCTAACATGATGTTCCCCGGCCTCCTCGCGCCCCCAGCCGGGTACCCCAGCCTCTTGCGCCCCACGCCCACCTTAACATTGCCCCAGTCCCTGCAGTCGGCATTTTCCGGCCACTcgagcttcctggtggaggatcTGATCCGCATCAGCCGACCCCCAGCCTACCTGCCCCGCAGCGTGCCCACCGCCAGCATGTCGCCCCCTAGGCAGGGGGCCCCTGCGGCTCTCACAGACACAGGGGCCTCGGACCTGGGCTCCCCGGGTCCAGGCAGCCGGCGGGGCGGCTCACCACAGACGGCCGTCTCCCCTGCCAGCGAGCCCACGTTTCTGAAGTTTGGAGTGAACGCCATCCTTTCTTCGGCGCCCAGAACTGGTAAGTGAAAGCAAAACGCTAAGGGGCCGGTCTAGATGCAGAGTCCttatggcctcagtttcccatacGCAGCGGGTACCCACGCTCACAGCAGTGCACACACGTACGCAAGATCCCCGAGGCCCCACTGTCAAGCAATGTGAGACTTAGGTTCAGACGATTCCCGGGAAGCCTCCAGGTTCGCCCCACCCTCAGAATGAATTTGAACACCTACAGTCCGAGCGCGCACAGTTCCCTGGCGCAGTGAAATTGCGCGCACGCCCCTGGACGTCTGCGTTTCTGTCCTTGAGCTTCTGGACagaagccagtttttttttttaacccaagacAATATATTTACTAGCTTAGCAAGTATTATCGGTCTGCAattcttttctccccctccccaccagttCTTCTATCTCGTTAGTGCCTAGGATGAcatgggggggggggctctgAGGACTATTGGGGGAGGGGGTTCCACAGATAGAGACAGTGTTAGGGAAAGGTTTACTTTACTGTGTCAGTACACTGAGTAAGATGCCTTTGAAACCAGCCGAAAGGTTAATCATGTCGTgtattcactgtgctgtacaataaTCATGTACTTAATCAAAttccctttctgtctccctccttctgTTCCTCCTTTCCTCACTCTCTCCCAGAAACATCCCCCGCCTTGCTCCAGAGTGTCCCTCCCAAGACCTTCGCCTTTCCCTACTTTGAAGGCTCCTTCCAGCCTTTCATCAGATCTTCTTATTTCCCAGGTAGGTCTCATCCCCCTTCCTTTCAGGAGGCTGGGCGTCGCCCCAGCCCCACTCCGTCGCTCCCTGCCCCGAAGCCATATTTCTCCGTCCACCTCACGGGGTTACGCTCCGGTTCAGAGGTTGCAAGGCGTACAACATTCACGAATCCGTCGCGCCAATTTGATGCCCTATTTAGCACAAGCAGTGACTGCTTGACACTTTGCACCAATTCCCTGCTCTACAAATTAGCAGGAATTGTCATGGTCCAAATTTGAGGCGGTTCCCTTCCCGGCGAGGAGCTGTTGGCATCCCTTCACGCCGCCGTTTTCCCACAGAGTCAGTGCACTTGGCCACGATTCCCCACAAAGGTTTCAGCACCATGACCAATTGGTCAGCTCCTCCGGGCAGCCACACACAGACCAGCCCTCGCCCCTCCAAGCCGCGGAGAGACACCTACCAGCCGGGGctaatttctctttaagactCATTCAGGGCTTCAGGCTTTTCACAAGACCACATGGGGTGCCCTCTTGTGTGGGATGCCTGGGGTCGCCCAGGGGGAGGGGGACTAGATCCTCCCACAACCCCAACCTTCTATTTCCTACCTGATTTCCCAAACTCTTTCTCATACCGTCCCCCCGCCGCCGTACCGTTTTAAAGATCCTAGAGCTCGTAAATTAAGTCGGAGGGAAGCCCATAATTGGGTCCCGGTTTAAAGGAGAAACACCTTAAACAGGTCCAGGACGTTTTCATCCTGGAATCCCAGTGGTGACTCAAACTATGGCTCAAAAACTCTGCAGCTGGTCAAGATTAAGGAGACAGGAACTCTTATAAAGGGAAGAGAGACTGGGCATGGTCGGTGGGGGATGGGTAGAACCTCGACAGCACTTCCAAATATCAGCGAAAGAAACAAGCAATTGATTTttgaaagggggagagagaattcaccccccccccaccaccaccaccattcatGCTACTGCTGATAATGGAATTTGCTCCCTTTCTCCCCCATCTCAATGCTGTAACAAAAACAACCCGAGCTTTATAAATAGCTTTTCATGTCCATTTAATGAAAATGATTCGGGGAAGAGAAGCCTCTGCCATCAGTATTCTCCCAATGGTCTTGGCCTGCAGTTGTGTTTAGTTTGAAAGTGTAAATCTCTTTTGTCCCAGTAATATATGGCTTTCGCTGCTTGTCCTCAGTCTTTTTCTGTTAGTTCATTACTACACAATTACCATTCACGCTTCATtagagtctctgtttcttttggattttttttctcccttaaagcGAAACTCTCCCCCCTTTTATCATGCCAATACCCATTGGGAAGCGGTCAATGTGCTAATTAGCTGCCACTTTTCATGTATTCTGGCCGAATTCTTTACgttttgtgggggaggggaggaaagattaatataaaaaaagatgaatactGATTGgatttttcaaaacataaaaaatcCAAAGCGGATTTTCTCCTCTCTATCAAATCAGTAAATCACCTCATTTTCATCTAAAGAATGCAAAAGCCACAAACGTGTTAAAAGCTTAGGGGGGAACCCAGTGGCTGGCtactttatttttacaatttacttttttcttcagcTATATTAGCTGATGCACGCAAGTTAGTTTCCCTGAGATCGTTGAATGGAAAAACGAAATAGGCTATTGTGGGGGGTCTTTTCTGTGTTTCCGTGGTTTTACCTAATCCGGGTTTGCACGGTTGAAAGGGAAAGTTATTTGGGCAGAAAGCGCCTTTCACTCTCGCAGGTTTGTGGGTTCGTAGCCTATTCTCCAGGCGGAGAAAAAGGAGAGCTTTAAAGAGATGAAGGGATCAGAGAGAAAAACCTAAGGAGGCCGCAATGGTGGGGCGGACGCCACCGGCCCGGGCGGGCCACCGCCCACTCACTCACCTCGCACCCCTGGCCTCCGCAGCGTCCTCCAGCGTCGTGCCCATCCCGGGGACCTTCTCCTGGCCACTGGCCGCTCGCGGCAAGCCTCGTAGGGGCATGCTGCGTCGAGCCGTGTTCTCCGACGTGCAGCGCAAGGCGCTGGAGAAGATGTTCCAGAAGCAGAAGTACATCAGCAAGCCCGACCGCAAGAAGCTGGCGTCCAAGCTGGGCTTGAAAGACTCACAGGTGAGGGCAGTCTCCCCAGAGCCCCTTCCCCCACGCATCGTACGAACGGGAAGGTTCTCTGAAACCGCCTAGGTCCCATTGTACAGACGCGGTAAGGTCTAGAGAGGGAGTAAGTGCACGAGCCAGCTTCGCGGAGGCTTCTCGCGATAGCCCGCTACTCTCCCCACCCCGTCTCTCCCGAGCCCAGcgtctccccacccccgcccacctggGCCAGGTGCCGGAAGAAAGGGCGAGAGGTGCGTGCAGCCGAGCTGGTGGGGGTAGGGTAAGGGCCACTTCCGGTCCGAACTCACTTTACCGGGTGGGGAGCCGGCAAAGAGAGGGAGAACAgggcctccttcccacccacttGGGGCGGTGGCGGGGGTTCTGCGCTAACCGCTGCTTCTCCTCTGCTCTCACCCCTCTCGCCCCAGGTGAAAATCTGGTTCCAGAACCGACGCATGAAGTGGCGGAACTCCAAGGAGCGCGAGCTTCTGTCTAGCGGGGGCTGCCGCGAGCAGACCCTTCCCACCAAACTCAATCCGCACCCGGACCTCAGCGACGTGGGCCAGAAGGGTCCCGGGGACGACgacgacgaggaggacgaggGCCCGGGCAGCCTCCGCCACCGCCTGGTCTATCATCACCCGTCCCCCGACCCTCGGCACCTGCGGGACCCGCGCCTGGAAGGGCCGCTGCCCCACTCGCCCGCGCACTCTGGCAGCCCCGACAAACCTTCGGACTTCTCCGACTCCGAGGAGGATGAGGAGGCTGAGGAGGAGGAGATCACCGTGTCTTAGAAGCCCTCCCGCGCCCGGGGTAGCGATTATAAGTGCTTTGAAATTGAAGAGGTGGGATTCGGTGCGTGTTCACTTGCCCCCGCTGCGCAGACGCTGCCGCTCCCCGCTGTAGAACTGTCGCGTCGTCGAGGGCACCCTGGCCCCTTCCATTGCCCCCCAACGACATTCCCTTGCCCTACACCACCTACCAACAGCCCTCTCCGCATAAGTTAAATTTAGGTCTTGGTCCCAGCCTTAACTTTGCCGTGAGGGCCCCTGTTTAGCTTCCTTATTGCAAGATATTTTCAACACAGTGGGGTGTTCACTCTCCCGGCCCGGGTTTAGCTGTGAGCCAGGCCCTTCTGGTCTACAGCAgcaacaaccctataaggtaaGAAACCTTTTCTGAAGTAGGAAACCGAGATACGAGTCACAACATCAAGCATATAACTTCAAGACCCCTGACTTCCTAGatccctccacctccccaccttAGGTAGCGAGGGCCTCTTGCCCAACTCCAGACACTGGTAACCCAGTCTTCCCGTAGCAATGCCCTTAGAAAGCTCaagaatttcaaaaaagaaaaaaaaaaaatctacccgTGCCTTCTGGTCTAAGTTACCACATAAATATTGAGTCTTTTCTATGTGTCATATTCCAAATGCTCTCTGGGCAAAGAAGTGAGTTCTCTAAATGGGAGGAAGAGTCGGCCTCTATTTCGAGTGTGTGTTTTAAAGACTTTTCTTTACTATTTCTGCATGCATAGTATATGCACCAAGCACTCTACCTTGTGCCCTTTTATTATTTCTGGGGAGGTTTCACTGAGCACTGGGCATGATGTGAACAGAGAGAGACCCACAagcctctttgatttttttttcatagaacttTGCTGTCTTTGCACAGCTTTTGTGAACTGTACACTATTTTGTACACTTGTATGGATATTTTATACCAAGTTTATTGTGAATGATATAAAGGACTGACtagatttccttctctcttttcttgcaatggtttttaaactttaaaaaggtaGCTGTTTAATTGAGTAActtataaaaaaatacttattttgtatttttaccaTGTACagatttttacatatgtatatatgtatcaaatgAACAAATGCCAAATAAAAAGTAGGATGCACACAATGATCAAGTGTTATCCCTAACTTACAGAATGTTAGAGCTATTCTAGTGCAAGGAATGGAGCTACTCTAATCCAAGTGCTGCTGGAATTTACAGAAGGTACGCTCATATTCAAGAGAGGAAGGCACTTGTCTAAAGCACCCAACTAGTTAGAGGACAAGCTAGAACTAGAACCCATCTCTGACTCTCGGGCCAGTGCCTTTTCTGCTTCCCCTGTACCATAAAATAGCCAATTTTGCTATGGTTACAAGTAAAATAGCTCCAGTCAAGTGATGTCAACAAGTTGAGTCTGTGATGATCCTTCTCCCCTACTCTAAGGACTGAAATGATGGACTAGAAGACAACAATGAAAGTCAGTTTAAGTGGTGCAACTTTACAAtggtttttctttccctccttgaaGGCATATTTCCTAgtccccagggaagcccaaaggtggTTTTGACTTCTGTGTGTGAACTGATTTTAATAGGAATGACATCTACAGGCAGGACTTGGGAGCCCAGATACAGACTCTGGGGCTCCCCAGTGAAACTAAAGTTCTTTAAAGACTAACTTTCagcaaaaatgatttatttaaccaGCAACCAGTAAAGAACATCAGCTTAGAACCCTGGCAAGGGCTCTGTGCTCTTTGAGAGACTGATCTCTGCCACATCAGGCACATAACACACCTGTTTATTGTCCTAACCCATACCCCAACAGCCAGGAAAAAAAGTTGTTAAGCTTACATTTCATTAGTTTGCGTTGTATTTGAAATTTGAATATATTCTATTCTCAACTCTCTTTGTTCAAATAACACAAGCCCCCTCCATGCTAAGGTCCTGATATCCTGCCCTCCTGGGCCCATTCCTGACACTGGCAATCACTGCTTTCATTGTCCTGGGAATTTGGGGGGGAAATTATCTTAATTATCACAGTTATCTTAATTCAAGAAATCTCCCACATTTCCCCCTCAGTATATATGAAAGTGTTAGCATGGTGTCCTGCATATGGTAGGCATACAATCTTTCAGACAGGAAACCCTCTCTGCTCTGAGTGATTCAGgctattttctccttccctctgctgtTGCCCAGAGAGATAACCAGAGATGGAATCCTGGCCAGAAATGGCCCACATTTCCCTCTCTGCCAGCTTAAGCCTGCAGTTATTACTTAGAGTCGAGAACTATTTTCAGGCATGGGGATGGATTTGTGTCTACATCAAAGTACTCTAGTGGCACACCCGTGtgtgttgcagcattatttacaatagccaagagatatTCATGTTCACATCATtcccattattcacaatagcttccgcaacccaaatgtccatcgatgggtGAATAGATAAAGTGGTATacacacacgatggaatattattccaccttaaaaaggaaagaaatcctgtcacatgtTATCCTGTCAACATGAATAAACTTTGAGGAcatatgctaagtgagataagctagtaataaaaaggcaaatactatacGATTGcaattatatgaggtatctaacgtagtcaaactcatagaaacagaaagtagaattgcagttgccaagggctggggtcaCAGGGAAATAGGGGGTTGTTCAATGGGTGCAGAATTTCAGTAATATTTCAGTATTGGAAAAATAACTCCCATGTTAGCAGATTTAAAAATCCAGCAATGGTCAAAATTATGGCAGGCAAGTAAAAAAATCTGAggtaagctatatatatatatatatatttttttttcctttgccataCCACAcggtgcggcttgcaggatctcaattccctaaccagggattgaacccaggccatggcagtgaaagcccggaatcttaaccactaggccaccagggaattaccTGAGGTAAGCAATATTATCATAAGACAATGTAAAATTCAAACCAAGAAGTATTATGTgatgtaaataaagtttttttctgtattaataaaagttaagaaaacccagaaaaggaaaaaaatatactctggaggtttttaaaaaatgtatgctaCTCCCCCATATGCACAAAGCTTTACTTCTTGAGAA encodes:
- the DBX1 gene encoding homeobox protein DBX1, with translation MMFPGLLAPPAGYPSLLRPTPTLTLPQSLQSAFSGHSSFLVEDLIRISRPPAYLPRSVPTASMSPPRQGAPAALTDTGASDLGSPGPGSRRGGSPQTAVSPASEPTFLKFGVNAILSSAPRTETSPALLQSVPPKTFAFPYFEGSFQPFIRSSYFPASSSVVPIPGTFSWPLAARGKPRRGMLRRAVFSDVQRKALEKMFQKQKYISKPDRKKLASKLGLKDSQVKIWFQNRRMKWRNSKERELLSSGGCREQTLPTKLNPHPDLSDVGQKGPGDDDDEEDEGPGSLRHRLVYHHPSPDPRHLRDPRLEGPLPHSPAHSGSPDKPSDFSDSEEDEEAEEEEITVS